In Acidobacteriota bacterium, the following are encoded in one genomic region:
- a CDS encoding primary-amine oxidase gives MYSSPERATDQILLSPLQGLRGFGGVNQGRRFALPLAILLRPLGALEAGLAELCLFAIAFLVIASLSAQGQTADVAHPLDPLSKEEIAAAAKLLKESGKLPANARFQTIVLNEPPKAEVYAFKPGDTFRREAFFVAYDRANNKTFDGVADLRKQQIVSVREVPDAQPSLMLDDVLMFQSIVRADPQWQNAIRKRGITEFGKVQVEMWSAGNFGFPEEQGKRLFRGLSYLREDSKNPYARPIEGVIAVVDMNARKVIKVIDGGVVPVPRATADVDEKSVGRSREAPKPLQIVQPNGASFEIHGNEIRWQKWRFRYALHPREGLVLYTVGYEDQGKVRPILYRAALSEMVVPYGDPNAAWFIRNAFDEGEFAIGRLAVSLEAKNDVPDNATLLDAVLANEGGGSLELKRAIALYERDGGVSWKHVDYMTNQNQSRRARQLVMGIFVVVGNYDYSFNWIFNQDGTIEQEVQLTGVMSTKGVPPLNDEAPHDPYGHVVADGVAAPHHQHFFNFRLDFDVDGRANTVVEQNTETLPVGKDNPYGNAFVMHETTLRREVNAQRQLNLATHRRWLVTNPNVKNGFGQPTGYLLFAGENSIPLPGETSAVRKRAGFMNSHIWVTQFDPSERYAAGFYVNQSKGGDGLPKWVKQNRELENKDVVLWYSFGVTHLPRPEDYPVMPVHKAGFKLMPVGFFTQNPALDLPKQ, from the coding sequence ATGTATTCAAGCCCTGAAAGGGCGACAGATCAGATTCTTCTGTCGCCCTTACAGGGCTTGCGCGGTTTTGGTGGCGTTAACCAGGGGCGTCGCTTCGCTTTGCCCCTGGCTATTCTCTTGCGCCCCCTTGGGGCTTTAGAGGCAGGTTTAGCCGAGTTGTGCTTGTTTGCGATCGCCTTTCTTGTGATTGCGAGTTTGTCCGCTCAAGGGCAAACAGCGGACGTCGCCCATCCGCTGGATCCACTCAGCAAAGAAGAAATCGCCGCCGCCGCAAAGCTGTTGAAAGAAAGCGGCAAGCTTCCCGCCAACGCCCGCTTTCAAACGATTGTGTTGAACGAACCGCCCAAAGCCGAGGTTTACGCCTTCAAGCCGGGCGATACGTTTCGCCGCGAAGCGTTTTTCGTTGCCTATGACCGAGCGAACAACAAAACCTTCGACGGTGTGGCGGATTTGCGAAAGCAGCAAATTGTCTCTGTTCGCGAAGTTCCTGATGCACAGCCAAGTTTGATGCTGGACGATGTGTTGATGTTTCAATCCATCGTGCGGGCTGATCCGCAATGGCAGAACGCCATACGCAAACGCGGCATTACCGAATTCGGCAAAGTCCAGGTGGAGATGTGGTCGGCGGGAAACTTCGGCTTCCCGGAAGAGCAGGGCAAACGATTGTTTCGCGGTTTGTCGTACCTGCGCGAAGATTCCAAAAACCCTTACGCGCGTCCCATCGAAGGCGTGATTGCGGTCGTGGATATGAACGCTCGCAAAGTCATCAAGGTCATTGACGGCGGCGTCGTTCCCGTTCCGCGCGCAACCGCCGATGTGGATGAAAAATCCGTCGGCCGGTCACGAGAAGCGCCGAAACCGCTGCAAATCGTCCAACCTAACGGCGCGAGTTTTGAAATCCATGGCAATGAAATCCGCTGGCAGAAATGGCGGTTTCGGTATGCGCTGCATCCGCGCGAAGGGTTGGTGCTGTACACCGTCGGGTACGAGGATCAAGGCAAGGTGCGTCCGATTCTGTACCGCGCCGCTTTGTCGGAAATGGTTGTGCCTTACGGCGATCCCAATGCCGCATGGTTTATCCGCAATGCCTTTGACGAAGGCGAATTTGCCATTGGCCGGTTGGCGGTTTCGTTGGAAGCCAAAAATGACGTGCCGGATAACGCGACTTTGCTCGACGCAGTGCTTGCCAACGAAGGCGGCGGCAGTCTGGAACTCAAGCGCGCCATTGCACTCTACGAACGCGACGGCGGCGTCAGTTGGAAGCACGTGGATTACATGACCAATCAGAACCAATCGCGACGCGCGCGGCAATTGGTGATGGGCATTTTTGTCGTCGTCGGAAATTACGATTACAGCTTCAATTGGATTTTTAACCAGGACGGCACGATCGAACAGGAAGTGCAGTTGACAGGCGTGATGTCCACCAAAGGCGTTCCGCCGTTAAATGACGAAGCTCCACACGATCCTTACGGCCACGTGGTTGCCGACGGCGTCGCGGCTCCGCATCATCAACATTTTTTCAACTTTCGGTTGGATTTTGATGTGGACGGCAGGGCGAATACGGTTGTTGAACAGAACACCGAAACGCTGCCGGTGGGCAAAGACAATCCGTACGGCAATGCGTTTGTGATGCATGAAACGACGCTTCGTCGCGAAGTCAACGCGCAGCGCCAATTGAATCTGGCTACGCATCGCCGTTGGCTGGTCACGAATCCAAATGTGAAAAACGGCTTTGGACAGCCGACCGGCTATCTGCTCTTTGCCGGAGAAAACTCCATACCGCTTCCGGGAGAAACCTCTGCTGTCCGAAAGCGCGCAGGTTTTATGAATTCACACATTTGGGTGACGCAGTTCGATCCGAGCGAACGTTACGCCGCAGGGTTTTACGTCAACCAAAGCAAAGGCGGCGACGGGTTGCCAAAATGGGTGAAACAAAACCGCGAACTGGAAAACAAGGACGTGGTGTTGTGGTATTCCTTTGGCGTAACGCACTTGCCTCGCCCGGAAGATTACCCTGTAATGCCGGTTCACAAGGCGGGGTTCAAGTTGATGCCAGTGGGCTTTTTCACGCAAAACCCAGCGTTGGATTTGCCGAAACAGTAA
- a CDS encoding Lrp/AsnC family transcriptional regulator, with protein MSSTDEKLLDDIGWHLLEELQADARTSYAELGRRVGLSTPAVMERVHKMEKAGIITGYRAEVDPEKVGFQVTAFIRIGLAHQVLPRMDALFREIPEIIECHRVTGDDSLILKVHVTSIHHLEEVVHRITPYGMPATSIVLSSPIQGRPIERKMVERTAKKTRGA; from the coding sequence ATGAGTTCAACCGACGAAAAATTGCTGGATGATATTGGCTGGCACTTGCTGGAAGAGTTGCAGGCCGATGCGCGCACCAGTTACGCCGAGCTTGGCCGTCGCGTGGGGTTGTCTACTCCGGCGGTAATGGAGCGCGTTCATAAGATGGAGAAGGCGGGCATCATTACCGGCTACCGCGCCGAAGTGGATCCGGAAAAGGTCGGTTTTCAGGTGACGGCATTCATTCGTATCGGCCTGGCGCATCAGGTGCTGCCACGGATGGACGCGCTGTTTCGGGAAATTCCCGAAATCATCGAATGCCATCGCGTGACCGGAGACGATTCGCTGATCCTGAAAGTTCACGTGACTTCGATTCATCATCTGGAAGAAGTCGTTCATCGCATCACGCCGTACGGCATGCCGGCAACTTCGATTGTGTTGTCCTCGCCGATTCAAGGGCGACCCATCGAACGCAAAATGGTTGAACGAACAGCAAAGAAAACTCGCGGAGCGTAA
- the asnB gene encoding asparagine synthase (glutamine-hydrolyzing): protein MCGIIGFVNLDQQRPADERIARAMNDAIIHRGPDDEGFYFKNQTALGMRRLSIIDLAGGHQPICNEDGTVWVIFNGEIYNYRELREGLLARGHQLKTHSDTETIVHLYEDYGDDLVLRLNGMFGFALWDERRQRLLIARDRMGEKPLYFTQTNEAFVFASELKALVQHPSVERRINLLALRKYLQYEFVPSPHTMLEGVHKLLPAHRLILENNQWRTERYWQLSYDGERLKLSEDEAAEEVRNRLREAVRMRLVSDVPLGVLLSGGIDSSTMAEMACEAAGERVKTFSIAFEEKSFDESSYARQVAERLGTEHYEQRFTERQMLDIVPEIPRLLDEPLGDGSLIPTFLLSRFTRQHVTVALGGDGGDELFAGYPTYGAHRVAKLYQMIPRFVRSGLIEPVVAGLPVSTANLSFDFKAKRFVRGASHGAGTRHTIWMGSYDAAQQHELLRPEILAAYPDKEVFDEVLPLDRLNGNGNLIEEMMALDARLYLAECVLFKVDRASMAASLETRAPFLDHTFIEFVLKLPIEMKLKGLTGKYILKKAMRGRLPDDVIDRPKKGFGMPVAKWVKGELRSLVRDTFSPERLQRRGLFNAAYVGRLLDEHERGIADNRKLIWTLLMFEMWPLAAS from the coding sequence ATGTGCGGCATTATCGGATTCGTCAATCTGGATCAACAACGCCCGGCCGACGAGCGCATCGCCCGGGCGATGAATGACGCCATTATTCATCGCGGCCCGGACGATGAAGGGTTTTATTTCAAGAACCAAACCGCGCTGGGCATGCGGCGGCTTTCGATCATTGACCTGGCCGGAGGCCATCAGCCCATCTGCAACGAAGACGGCACTGTCTGGGTGATTTTCAACGGCGAAATTTACAACTATCGAGAACTGCGCGAAGGTTTGCTCGCGCGCGGCCATCAGCTCAAAACTCATTCCGACACGGAAACCATCGTTCACCTGTACGAAGATTACGGAGACGACCTGGTCCTGCGTCTGAACGGAATGTTTGGCTTCGCGCTGTGGGATGAACGAAGGCAACGATTGCTGATTGCCCGTGACCGGATGGGTGAAAAGCCGCTGTACTTCACGCAAACCAACGAGGCGTTTGTCTTTGCTTCGGAACTGAAAGCGCTGGTGCAGCATCCGTCGGTCGAACGGCGTATCAACCTGCTGGCCTTGCGCAAATATCTACAATACGAATTCGTGCCTTCACCGCACACGATGCTGGAAGGCGTTCATAAGCTGCTGCCCGCGCATCGGCTGATTTTGGAAAACAATCAGTGGCGAACCGAACGGTACTGGCAACTGAGCTATGATGGCGAACGGCTGAAGCTGAGTGAAGACGAAGCCGCCGAAGAAGTTCGCAACCGGTTGCGCGAAGCCGTGCGAATGCGATTGGTGTCTGACGTTCCGCTTGGCGTATTGCTGTCGGGCGGAATTGATTCCAGCACGATGGCTGAAATGGCGTGCGAAGCCGCAGGCGAACGCGTCAAAACCTTTTCCATCGCCTTTGAGGAAAAATCGTTCGACGAATCGTCCTATGCGCGGCAGGTCGCCGAACGGCTCGGCACGGAACATTACGAACAGCGATTCACCGAACGCCAGATGCTGGACATCGTGCCGGAAATTCCGCGCTTGCTGGATGAACCGCTCGGCGATGGTTCGCTGATTCCCACGTTTTTGCTGTCGCGATTTACGCGCCAGCATGTGACCGTGGCCTTGGGAGGCGATGGCGGCGATGAATTGTTTGCGGGCTATCCAACCTACGGCGCGCATCGCGTGGCGAAGCTGTACCAGATGATTCCCCGCTTTGTGCGCAGCGGCTTGATCGAACCTGTCGTCGCCGGATTGCCCGTTTCGACCGCTAACCTGTCGTTCGATTTCAAAGCCAAACGCTTCGTGCGCGGCGCTTCGCACGGCGCGGGAACGCGGCACACAATCTGGATGGGGTCGTACGATGCCGCGCAACAACACGAATTGCTGCGACCGGAAATTCTCGCCGCTTACCCTGATAAAGAAGTTTTTGACGAAGTGTTGCCGCTCGACCGGCTGAATGGAAACGGCAACCTGATCGAGGAAATGATGGCGCTGGATGCGCGGCTGTACCTGGCCGAATGCGTCCTGTTCAAAGTAGACCGCGCCAGCATGGCCGCTTCGCTGGAAACGCGCGCGCCGTTTCTGGATCACACCTTCATCGAATTTGTCCTGAAACTGCCGATTGAGATGAAACTGAAAGGGTTGACCGGCAAATACATCCTGAAAAAAGCCATGCGAGGCCGTTTGCCCGACGACGTGATTGACCGCCCAAAAAAAGGCTTCGGCATGCCCGTCGCGAAATGGGTCAAAGGCGAATTGCGTTCCTTGGTGCGCGATACCTTTTCACCCGAACGATTGCAGCGGCGCGGATTGTTCAACGCGGCGTACGTCGGGCGATTGCTGGACGAACATGAGCGTGGCATCGCCGATAACCGCAAACTGATCTGGACGCTGCTGATGTTCGAGATGTGGCCGTTGGCGGCAAGTTAG
- the lepB gene encoding signal peptidase I, with amino-acid sequence MAETKTNQPTFGPPKSAIRDIFEQLLITVVMALFLMTFIAQAVAVPTGSMQNTINIGDHLFVNKFIFGKPTPGLGKLLPTREIQRGDIIVFKLPSDPKTNYVKRVIGLPGDTVLVKGRHVIVNGKEIPEERVIVDTPDPRQGALKVEKVQPKPAGAWYKVYYVEGRSSDEDRPGVGDSAAEYAVKEPTTVPPDKYFVMGDSRDNSLDSRYWGFVPRENIFARALYVHLSFDPSVGDPEKGATLLDKVMSIRFNRIGTAVK; translated from the coding sequence ATGGCTGAGACGAAAACCAACCAACCGACCTTTGGGCCGCCGAAATCGGCGATCCGTGATATTTTTGAACAATTGTTGATCACGGTGGTGATGGCGCTGTTTTTAATGACCTTTATCGCGCAGGCTGTCGCCGTGCCGACCGGTTCCATGCAGAACACGATCAACATCGGAGATCATCTGTTCGTCAACAAATTCATCTTCGGTAAACCGACGCCGGGGTTGGGCAAGCTGTTGCCGACGCGCGAAATTCAGCGTGGCGACATCATCGTGTTCAAATTGCCCAGCGACCCGAAAACCAATTACGTCAAACGCGTGATTGGGTTGCCAGGCGATACGGTTCTGGTCAAAGGACGCCACGTAATCGTCAACGGCAAGGAAATTCCGGAAGAGCGCGTGATCGTGGACACTCCCGACCCGCGCCAGGGCGCGCTGAAAGTGGAAAAGGTGCAACCGAAACCTGCTGGCGCTTGGTACAAAGTCTATTACGTCGAGGGACGATCCTCCGACGAAGATCGTCCGGGCGTGGGAGATTCGGCGGCGGAATATGCCGTCAAAGAACCGACGACGGTACCGCCGGACAAATACTTTGTGATGGGCGACAGTCGTGACAACAGTTTGGACAGCCGGTATTGGGGATTTGTGCCGCGCGAAAACATTTTCGCCCGCGCGTTGTATGTCCATTTGTCATTTGATCCCAGTGTCGGCGACCCTGAAAAAGGCGCGACGCTGTTGGATAAAGTGATGAGCATTCGGTTCAACCGAATCGGAACCGCAGTGAAGTAA